One window from the genome of Salisaeta longa DSM 21114 encodes:
- a CDS encoding MBL fold metallo-hydrolase encodes MHITCWGVRGSIAVPNPAMARYGGNTSCVSVEHEGVVLILDAGTGIRPLGAALSTRDVEVFVALTHLHTDHIEGFPFFRPLYDAAQTVHLVDYQYDATEWSLTSTMDGVHFPLKASEIPATLRHHDALQGALAPHGWHVTTQRVNHPGGAYGYRITCDGRTLVYIPDNEIATRRAEATVSFDTLASFCQGADILIHDAQYTDCDMPDKRGWGHSCLKDVCELVQASGVDQVVLFHHDPERTDEAIDEVQATAREYLADTPVTCTAAYEGLSFALHGARSEKI; translated from the coding sequence ATGCACATCACGTGTTGGGGCGTACGGGGCTCCATTGCGGTTCCGAATCCGGCAATGGCGCGGTACGGGGGAAATACGTCGTGCGTGAGTGTTGAGCATGAGGGCGTTGTGCTCATCTTGGACGCCGGCACGGGCATCCGCCCGCTAGGCGCAGCCTTATCGACGCGCGACGTAGAGGTCTTCGTCGCGCTCACCCATCTGCATACCGACCATATTGAGGGCTTTCCGTTCTTTCGCCCGCTCTATGACGCTGCACAAACGGTGCATCTTGTGGATTACCAGTACGATGCCACGGAGTGGTCGCTTACGTCGACCATGGACGGGGTCCACTTTCCGTTGAAAGCATCCGAGATTCCTGCGACCCTGCGACACCATGACGCGCTGCAGGGGGCCCTTGCGCCCCACGGCTGGCATGTGACCACGCAGCGTGTAAACCATCCCGGCGGGGCGTATGGCTACCGGATTACGTGCGACGGCCGCACGCTGGTGTACATCCCCGACAATGAAATTGCCACGCGCCGCGCAGAGGCTACGGTTTCCTTCGATACCCTTGCGTCGTTTTGCCAAGGCGCCGATATTCTCATTCACGACGCGCAGTACACTGATTGCGACATGCCCGATAAGCGCGGGTGGGGGCACAGCTGCCTGAAAGACGTGTGCGAACTGGTGCAGGCGTCCGGCGTCGATCAGGTCGTGCTGTTTCATCATGACCCGGAACGGACGGACGAGGCCATCGACGAGGTGCAGGCCACGGCCCGCGAGTACCTGGCCGATACGCCCGTGACCTGCACCGCGGCGTACGAGGGGTTGTCGTTTGCATTGCACGGCGCACGGTCCGAGAAAATCTAG
- a CDS encoding inorganic diphosphatase, giving the protein MAHPWYDVSIGPDAPDVFNALIEIPQGGKVKYELDKATGLLRVDRMLHSSVVYPANYGFLPQTYADDGDPLDVLVLAQEEVDPLSILRARPIGKMSMLDDGQEDAKIIAIHLDDPAFNDYWHIKELPDHRLRELKRFFQDYKALEDKTVRVQDFFGPDRAKDVIRESIERYDAEIRPTLDERRIP; this is encoded by the coding sequence ATGGCACATCCCTGGTACGACGTTTCAATAGGGCCCGACGCCCCGGATGTTTTCAACGCTCTCATCGAAATTCCGCAGGGCGGCAAGGTGAAGTACGAGCTTGACAAAGCGACCGGCCTGCTGCGCGTAGATCGCATGTTGCATTCATCGGTGGTGTATCCGGCCAACTATGGCTTTTTGCCGCAAACCTACGCCGACGACGGCGACCCGCTGGATGTGCTGGTGCTCGCACAGGAAGAGGTCGATCCGCTGTCCATTCTCCGGGCGCGGCCCATCGGCAAAATGAGCATGCTGGATGACGGGCAGGAGGATGCCAAGATCATTGCGATCCACCTGGATGACCCGGCATTCAACGACTACTGGCACATCAAGGAGCTGCCCGACCACCGCTTGCGCGAACTGAAGCGGTTTTTTCAGGACTACAAAGCGCTGGAAGACAAGACGGTGCGCGTGCAAGACTTCTTTGGTCCAGACCGCGCGAAGGATGTCATCCGCGAGAGCATTGAGCGTTACGACGCAGAGATTCGTCCCACCCTGGACGAGCGCCGCATTCCGTAG
- a CDS encoding heavy metal translocating P-type ATPase, which produces MATSKKNQQTIPVQGMHCASCVGRVDDALRTVEGVDDVNVNLATERARITFENGAVPTRRLIDTVEQAGYEVLTETTVLPIRGMDCASCANTVEAALERLDGVVSVNLNFATERATVRYVPGLVERADFRTAVEQAGYGILETDADADRSDAEQEARAAEQSNMKRRFVWALAFAVPVFLLEMGAMLIPGAHAWLQGTLGTQNLYYVLFALTTVVQFGPGWYFYKHGWPALKNGAPDMNTLVMLGTSAAYGYSVVATFLPGVLPAGTVHVYYEAAATIVALILAGNYMEARAKGQATHAIRSLLDLQAKTARVVRDGAEEEIDVRDVQPGDVLRVRPGEKVPVDGEVIDGSSYVDESMVTGEPDPAAKGAGDEVVGGTINKTGSFTFRATRVGRATVLSQIVQMVEEAQGSKPPIQSLADRVVRIFVPVVLGIAALTFAVWMFVGPQPALTYALVATVSVLIIACPCAMGIATPISVMVGTGRAAELGVYVREGEALQALHTADIVALDKTGTLTKGQPEVTDVIVQNGFAAADVLRWAAAVERSSEHPIGEAIIARAKADDLDLPDAADFAATPGYGVQATVDGRTIAIGAARFMERLDVALSDEQTDRADALADAAKTPLYVAVDGQLAAILAVADPVKDTTPAALAALHKLGVEVAMITGDDERTARAIARELGIDRVQAEVLPADKAAAVKALQGDGQTVAFVGDGINDAPALAQADVGIAIGTGTDVAIESGDIVLMAGDLRGVPNATALSRATLRNIKQNLFWAFAYNIVLIPVAAGALYPMLGVLLSPALAALAMVFSDLFVVGNALRLRRFQPALAQ; this is translated from the coding sequence ATGGCGACGTCCAAGAAAAACCAGCAAACCATTCCGGTACAGGGCATGCACTGCGCCTCGTGCGTGGGCCGCGTGGACGACGCGCTCCGCACGGTGGAGGGCGTGGACGATGTGAACGTAAACCTCGCCACCGAGCGTGCCCGCATCACGTTCGAGAATGGCGCCGTCCCCACGCGCCGACTCATCGACACCGTGGAGCAAGCCGGCTACGAGGTGCTCACGGAAACGACCGTGCTCCCCATCCGCGGCATGGACTGCGCCTCGTGCGCCAACACGGTGGAAGCTGCGCTGGAGCGGCTGGACGGCGTGGTGTCGGTCAACCTAAACTTCGCCACGGAGCGCGCTACCGTCCGCTACGTGCCCGGCCTCGTGGAGCGCGCGGACTTTCGCACGGCCGTCGAGCAGGCCGGCTACGGGATCCTGGAGACCGACGCAGACGCCGACCGCTCCGATGCCGAGCAAGAGGCCCGCGCCGCCGAGCAGTCGAACATGAAGCGCCGATTCGTCTGGGCGCTCGCCTTTGCCGTGCCCGTTTTTCTGCTGGAGATGGGCGCGATGCTCATCCCCGGTGCCCACGCGTGGCTGCAAGGCACGCTGGGCACGCAAAACCTCTACTACGTGCTGTTTGCGCTCACCACGGTGGTGCAGTTTGGCCCGGGCTGGTACTTCTACAAGCACGGCTGGCCCGCGCTCAAAAACGGCGCGCCCGACATGAACACGCTCGTTATGCTGGGCACCTCGGCGGCATACGGCTACTCGGTCGTCGCCACGTTTCTGCCCGGCGTCCTCCCCGCGGGCACGGTGCACGTGTACTACGAGGCGGCAGCCACCATCGTCGCGCTTATCCTGGCCGGAAATTACATGGAGGCGCGTGCCAAGGGACAGGCCACCCACGCCATCCGCAGCCTGCTCGACCTGCAGGCCAAAACGGCCCGCGTGGTGCGCGACGGCGCCGAAGAAGAAATCGACGTGCGCGATGTGCAGCCCGGCGACGTCCTCCGCGTGCGCCCTGGCGAGAAAGTGCCCGTCGACGGCGAAGTGATCGACGGCTCGTCGTATGTCGACGAGTCGATGGTGACGGGCGAGCCCGACCCGGCCGCGAAAGGCGCGGGCGACGAGGTGGTGGGCGGCACGATCAACAAGACCGGTAGCTTCACCTTCCGTGCCACGCGCGTGGGGCGCGCAACGGTGCTCTCGCAGATCGTGCAGATGGTGGAAGAGGCCCAGGGCTCGAAGCCGCCCATCCAGTCGCTCGCGGACCGCGTGGTGCGTATCTTTGTGCCGGTGGTGCTGGGCATTGCCGCGCTCACGTTTGCGGTGTGGATGTTCGTCGGCCCGCAGCCCGCGCTGACGTACGCACTGGTAGCTACCGTGTCGGTCCTCATCATCGCCTGTCCGTGCGCCATGGGCATCGCCACGCCGATCTCGGTGATGGTGGGCACCGGGCGCGCCGCCGAGCTGGGCGTGTACGTCCGCGAGGGCGAGGCGCTGCAGGCCCTGCACACCGCCGACATTGTGGCGCTCGACAAGACGGGCACGCTCACGAAGGGCCAGCCCGAGGTGACGGACGTCATCGTGCAGAACGGGTTCGCAGCCGCCGACGTGCTCCGCTGGGCCGCGGCCGTCGAGCGCTCGTCCGAGCATCCCATCGGCGAGGCGATCATCGCCCGCGCCAAAGCAGACGACCTGGATCTGCCCGATGCGGCCGACTTTGCGGCCACGCCCGGCTACGGCGTGCAGGCCACCGTCGACGGGCGCACGATCGCCATTGGGGCGGCGCGCTTCATGGAGCGGCTGGATGTGGCCCTTTCCGACGAGCAGACCGACCGCGCCGACGCCCTCGCCGATGCAGCCAAGACGCCGCTGTACGTGGCGGTAGATGGCCAGTTGGCGGCGATCCTCGCGGTTGCTGATCCGGTGAAGGACACGACGCCCGCCGCGCTGGCGGCGCTCCACAAGCTGGGCGTCGAAGTCGCCATGATTACGGGCGACGACGAGCGGACGGCCCGCGCCATCGCCCGCGAGCTCGGCATCGACCGCGTGCAGGCCGAGGTGCTGCCCGCCGACAAGGCCGCGGCCGTAAAGGCGCTCCAGGGCGACGGACAAACGGTGGCCTTCGTGGGTGACGGCATCAACGACGCCCCGGCGCTCGCGCAGGCCGACGTGGGCATTGCCATTGGCACAGGCACGGATGTGGCCATCGAAAGCGGCGACATCGTGCTCATGGCCGGCGACCTGCGGGGCGTGCCCAACGCCACGGCGCTCTCGCGCGCCACGCTGCGCAACATCAAGCAGAATCTGTTCTGGGCCTTCGCCTACAACATCGTGCTCATTCCCGTAGCGGCGGGCGCGCTCTACCCGATGCTGGGCGTGCTCCTCTCGCCGGCATTGGCCGCCCTCGCCATGGTCTTCTCCGACCTCTTCGTCGTGGGCAATGCCCTGCGGTTGCGGCGCTTTCAGCCCGCGCTGGCGCAGTAG
- a CDS encoding MerR family transcriptional regulator produces MPTDPLTTGDVAAQADVNVQTVRYYERRGLLPEPPRSAGGFRQYDASYVTRIRFIKRAQELGFTLEEIQELLALRATPTADRADVRAAAEAKRHEVQAKIRDLQRIAETLDHLITACKGHGSTDDCPILHALETPSSDA; encoded by the coding sequence ATGCCTACCGACCCCCTCACCACCGGCGACGTGGCCGCACAGGCCGATGTCAATGTACAGACGGTGCGCTACTACGAGCGCCGGGGGCTCCTTCCCGAACCCCCGCGTTCGGCCGGCGGCTTTCGGCAGTACGACGCCTCGTACGTCACCCGCATTCGGTTTATCAAGCGGGCGCAGGAGCTGGGCTTCACCCTCGAAGAGATCCAGGAGCTGCTGGCCCTCCGCGCGACGCCCACCGCCGATCGGGCCGATGTGCGCGCCGCGGCCGAGGCGAAGCGCCACGAGGTGCAGGCCAAAATCCGCGACTTGCAGCGCATTGCCGAAACGCTCGACCACCTCATCACCGCGTGCAAGGGCCACGGCTCCACCGACGACTGTCCCATTTTGCACGCCCTCGAAACGCCTTCATCTGACGCATAA
- a CDS encoding methyltransferase domain-containing protein: protein MIRPDRPVATGTVARHYDELDRFYRGLWGDHVHHGLWVTGDESPEQAVQQLVDRVATQAGLEPDDRVCDVGCGYGATARHLAEAYGARVTALTISPAQHRYARACLQPEPQPTYRLQDWLANDLPGASFDAVLMIESLTHMADPARALREAARVVRPGGRLVVCAWMAADEAPAWAERWLLAPICREGQLAGLPTASDLHDELQAAGFTSVTLDDLSLHVRRTWRIVLFRVGRALWTDPAVRRYLLDPTRSNRSFALTPLRLWLAFHLGVFRYGLFTAQKPA, encoded by the coding sequence ATGATTCGCCCCGATCGCCCCGTGGCCACGGGTACGGTGGCCCGGCATTATGATGAACTGGATCGTTTTTATCGCGGGCTCTGGGGCGATCACGTGCATCACGGCCTGTGGGTGACGGGCGACGAGTCGCCCGAGCAGGCCGTACAGCAGCTCGTGGATCGGGTCGCTACCCAGGCGGGCCTCGAACCGGACGATCGCGTCTGCGATGTGGGCTGCGGATATGGCGCCACGGCGCGCCACCTGGCCGAGGCGTATGGCGCACGGGTGACGGCGCTCACCATCTCTCCAGCACAGCATCGCTATGCCCGGGCGTGCTTGCAACCGGAGCCGCAACCCACGTACCGACTGCAGGACTGGCTGGCCAACGACCTGCCGGGGGCGTCGTTCGACGCGGTGCTGATGATCGAAAGCCTCACCCACATGGCGGATCCGGCGCGGGCCCTGCGCGAAGCGGCGCGGGTGGTGCGGCCGGGCGGACGGCTCGTGGTCTGTGCCTGGATGGCGGCCGACGAGGCGCCTGCATGGGCAGAGCGGTGGCTGCTGGCCCCCATCTGCCGCGAAGGGCAACTGGCGGGCTTGCCCACGGCATCAGACCTCCACGATGAACTGCAGGCCGCAGGCTTTACGTCGGTCACGCTGGACGATCTGAGCCTGCACGTGCGCCGTACGTGGCGCATCGTGCTGTTCCGTGTGGGCCGGGCGCTGTGGACCGACCCCGCCGTGCGGCGCTACCTGCTCGACCCAACTCGGTCGAACCGATCGTTTGCCCTGACGCCCCTGCGGCTCTGGTTGGCTTTTCACCTCGGCGTCTTTCGCTATGGCCTGTTCACGGCGCAGAAGCCTGCCTAG
- a CDS encoding DUF4396 domain-containing protein: MSELTAFLSSNVVFGVWGGLVGLSLLVLAVDLHQKNAHLSPMMKFVWALTVLYSGPIGLGIYFYAGRKEIAHDSIWRRGFRSVAHCYSGCGMGEVLGVILTVGLLSLGNLWVALASFSLAYVFGFGLTMGPLMQEGETFSDAFNDALYSETPSITVMEVVAIGADLLLAGSAHMGQTLFWGALIFSLSLGLFAAYPVNVLLIKWGVKEGMMNPKHTPGNAAPQTA, translated from the coding sequence ATGAGCGAACTCACGGCATTCCTTTCGAGCAACGTGGTCTTCGGCGTCTGGGGCGGGCTGGTTGGCCTCTCGCTGCTTGTGCTGGCTGTCGACCTCCACCAAAAGAACGCCCACCTCAGCCCAATGATGAAGTTCGTGTGGGCACTCACGGTGCTGTACTCCGGGCCGATCGGTCTGGGCATCTACTTTTATGCCGGACGAAAAGAGATCGCCCATGATTCCATCTGGCGGCGCGGCTTCCGGTCGGTCGCCCACTGCTACTCGGGCTGCGGCATGGGCGAGGTGCTGGGCGTCATCCTCACGGTGGGCCTGCTGTCGCTGGGCAACCTGTGGGTGGCACTCGCGTCGTTTTCCCTGGCCTATGTGTTTGGCTTTGGGCTTACGATGGGCCCCCTCATGCAGGAGGGCGAGACCTTCAGCGATGCCTTTAACGATGCGCTGTACTCGGAGACGCCAAGCATCACGGTGATGGAGGTTGTAGCCATCGGAGCCGACCTGCTCCTGGCCGGATCGGCGCACATGGGACAGACGCTGTTCTGGGGCGCGCTCATCTTCTCGCTCTCGCTGGGGCTCTTCGCCGCCTACCCGGTGAACGTGCTGCTCATCAAGTGGGGCGTGAAGGAAGGCATGATGAATCCGAAACACACGCCCGGCAACGCCGCGCCGCAAACGGCCTAA
- a CDS encoding 7-carboxy-7-deazaguanine synthase QueE, translated as MQGEGFWAGRPALFVRLVGCNLWSGYEDTRADDAARTGADCPLWCDTNFTKQDSTTYETPAAVVQAMRTLAPALDFCVLTGGEPLLQADGALIAALQDAGFTVAMETNGTVALADALEEGAWPDWITCSPKLPEGQLSLEHFDELKLVVPDYVPADYAAFAERARVHPVADEARPLLWLQPEDGPRLQDAQEQAVALALAHPAWRVSTQTHKVLNVA; from the coding sequence GTGCAAGGCGAAGGATTCTGGGCGGGACGGCCCGCTCTTTTTGTGCGCCTCGTGGGGTGCAACCTATGGAGCGGCTACGAGGATACGCGGGCCGACGATGCGGCACGGACGGGCGCCGATTGCCCGCTGTGGTGCGACACCAACTTCACCAAACAGGACAGCACCACCTACGAAACGCCAGCAGCGGTTGTGCAGGCGATGCGCACCCTTGCGCCGGCCCTCGACTTTTGCGTGCTTACCGGCGGCGAACCGCTTCTTCAGGCCGATGGCGCCCTCATTGCTGCGCTGCAGGACGCGGGCTTCACGGTGGCAATGGAAACCAATGGCACGGTGGCGCTCGCCGACGCGCTGGAGGAGGGCGCGTGGCCCGATTGGATCACGTGCAGCCCCAAGCTTCCGGAAGGGCAACTGTCGTTGGAGCACTTCGATGAGCTCAAGCTCGTCGTGCCCGATTACGTGCCCGCCGATTACGCCGCGTTTGCCGAGCGGGCGCGCGTGCATCCGGTGGCCGACGAGGCGCGTCCGCTGTTGTGGCTTCAGCCCGAGGACGGGCCGCGGTTGCAGGACGCACAAGAGCAGGCCGTGGCGCTTGCCCTCGCGCACCCCGCGTGGCGCGTCAGCACACAAACGCACAAGGTGCTTAACGTAGCCTAA
- a CDS encoding DUF4359 domain-containing protein, whose translation MRSLTLVVLGIVLGILIWSNPTMQAFQQSFGERITQQIQGTQDDGWLERQAARLGGALAAENIDRFTTRRSYLIASTYTVDLDGDKTPELRALGIFGRFFTLDEQS comes from the coding sequence ATGCGTTCCCTTACCCTAGTGGTGCTTGGCATTGTGCTCGGCATCCTGATCTGGTCGAACCCCACCATGCAGGCGTTCCAGCAGTCGTTTGGGGAGCGCATCACGCAGCAGATTCAAGGCACCCAAGACGATGGCTGGCTGGAGCGTCAGGCGGCAAGGCTCGGCGGCGCGCTCGCGGCCGAGAACATCGACCGGTTTACCACGCGGCGGTCGTACCTGATCGCCAGCACCTACACGGTTGATCTGGACGGCGACAAGACGCCGGAGCTGCGCGCGCTGGGCATCTTCGGACGATTCTTTACGCTCGATGAGCAGTCGTGA
- the glyA gene encoding serine hydroxymethyltransferase, whose translation MNELQLQDPDVYAAIADEVERQNDGIELIASENFASRAVIAAMGTPLTNKYAEGLPGKRYYGGCTHVDVVEELARDRAKELFGADWVNVQPHSGAQANAAVYLKALHPGDTLLGLDLAHGGHLTHGSPVNFSGILYNAEFYGVEEDTGRIDMNKVRDKARAVQPKMLSIGASAYPRDFDYEAFRSIADEVGAVLWMDMAHTAGLIAAGVLNDPLPQAHIVTTTTHKTLRGPRGGMILVGNDIENPFGITARKSGRTKQLGEVLDSGVFPGTQGGPLMHVIAAKAVAFKEALQPDFRTYAQKVVANAQAMADALVARGYDLVSGGTDNHLVLIDLRNKDLTGKAAEAALEAAGITANKNMVPYDDKSPFVTSGLRLGTPAMTTRGFDEAAFRQVVDLIDQVLADPSNEDVQQRVRGEVRELCKRFPLYDFVVA comes from the coding sequence ATGAACGAGTTGCAGCTTCAAGATCCGGACGTGTACGCCGCTATCGCCGATGAGGTGGAGCGGCAAAACGACGGGATCGAACTGATCGCCTCAGAGAATTTCGCCTCACGCGCCGTCATCGCGGCTATGGGCACCCCACTCACCAACAAGTATGCCGAGGGCCTGCCGGGCAAGCGCTACTACGGCGGGTGCACGCATGTGGACGTGGTAGAGGAGTTGGCGCGCGACCGGGCGAAAGAATTGTTTGGAGCGGATTGGGTGAACGTTCAGCCGCACTCCGGCGCACAAGCCAACGCCGCGGTGTACCTAAAGGCCCTCCATCCGGGCGACACGCTGCTGGGACTGGACCTAGCCCACGGCGGCCATCTTACGCACGGCAGCCCGGTCAATTTTTCGGGCATCCTCTACAACGCCGAATTTTACGGGGTGGAGGAAGATACCGGGCGCATCGACATGAACAAGGTGCGTGACAAGGCGCGCGCCGTGCAGCCCAAGATGCTATCGATTGGCGCAAGCGCCTACCCGCGCGACTTCGATTACGAAGCGTTCCGCTCGATTGCCGACGAGGTGGGGGCGGTGCTGTGGATGGACATGGCCCACACGGCCGGCCTCATTGCCGCCGGGGTGCTGAACGATCCGTTGCCGCAGGCACACATCGTAACCACGACCACGCACAAGACCTTGCGCGGGCCGCGGGGTGGAATGATCCTGGTGGGCAACGACATCGAGAATCCGTTTGGCATCACCGCTCGCAAGAGCGGCCGGACCAAGCAGTTGGGCGAAGTGCTGGATTCGGGCGTCTTCCCCGGCACGCAGGGCGGTCCGCTCATGCACGTGATTGCAGCCAAGGCGGTGGCCTTTAAAGAGGCCCTGCAACCCGACTTCCGCACCTATGCCCAAAAGGTTGTTGCGAATGCCCAGGCCATGGCCGACGCCCTTGTGGCGCGCGGCTACGATTTGGTATCGGGGGGCACGGACAACCACCTGGTGCTGATTGACCTGCGCAACAAGGATCTTACCGGCAAGGCGGCTGAGGCGGCGCTTGAGGCGGCCGGCATTACGGCAAACAAGAACATGGTGCCGTACGACGACAAGAGTCCGTTTGTGACGAGTGGCCTGCGGTTGGGGACGCCCGCGATGACCACCCGGGGCTTCGACGAAGCGGCGTTCCGGCAGGTGGTGGATCTGATCGACCAGGTGCTGGCCGACCCCTCGAACGAGGACGTGCAGCAGCGCGTGCGAGGCGAGGTGCGCGAGCTGTGCAAGCGCTTCCCGCTTTACGATTTTGTCGTGGCCTAA
- a CDS encoding orotate phosphoribosyltransferase translates to MDRSSLSASAYADLVDLGRRLYDRALIRREDELITDPRGQPIGWLLDTRVPMLDGALFSEVGHVLAERLREREVHQVVGYGFGAHPLVCAVLSVPSAPPFKGGLIRDERKSHGRRRLVEGPISPDEPVVLLDDIINSGRSAAKALSKLRHAGFTVRGMLTLFNFTWSDGQQRIEQEGLWVDALLDLNLRDSGSSSSDSA, encoded by the coding sequence ATGGATCGCAGCTCACTTAGTGCGTCGGCGTACGCAGATCTTGTCGATCTGGGGCGTCGGCTCTACGACCGGGCGCTCATCCGTCGCGAGGACGAACTCATTACCGATCCGCGAGGGCAGCCCATTGGCTGGTTGCTGGATACGCGCGTGCCCATGCTCGACGGCGCGCTCTTTAGCGAGGTGGGCCACGTGCTGGCCGAGCGCCTGCGCGAGCGTGAGGTGCATCAGGTAGTGGGCTACGGGTTCGGGGCGCATCCGCTGGTGTGTGCCGTGCTCTCGGTGCCATCCGCGCCGCCGTTTAAGGGCGGTTTGATTCGTGACGAGCGGAAGTCGCACGGCCGCCGCCGGCTGGTGGAAGGCCCCATCTCGCCCGACGAGCCCGTCGTGCTGCTCGATGACATTATCAACAGCGGGCGCAGCGCCGCCAAGGCCCTCAGCAAGCTCCGGCACGCCGGCTTTACCGTACGTGGCATGCTCACGCTGTTCAACTTTACGTGGAGCGACGGGCAGCAGCGCATTGAACAAGAAGGGCTGTGGGTGGATGCGCTGCTCGACCTGAACCTGCGCGACAGCGGGTCGAGCAGTTCCGACTCGGCGTAG
- the tatC gene encoding twin-arginine translocase subunit TatC has product MPDTFPPPSTTDQPPHAGDGAAPDDEAVMSFLDHLEELRWSLLWGGLGIMVAVVVAAFFSNWIVNTLLIGPTRPSFFMYDVLGINARELDLLNRTITGQFFADLGTIVIVGIIIGSPVLVYFLWRFIEPALYPEERSGMRFASAFATFFFLLGTAFGYLILTPLALQFFAGYQLSDQIINQFDIITYFTMVTYWTVGTGLLFELPVVVYFLAKVGIITPEMMRTYRRHALVVILVLAAFLTPPDPVSQVIVGMPLLFLYEVSIYVARYVQRKQEKALST; this is encoded by the coding sequence ATGCCTGATACGTTTCCCCCACCATCCACAACCGACCAGCCGCCCCACGCGGGCGACGGCGCCGCGCCCGACGACGAGGCCGTGATGTCGTTCTTGGACCACCTCGAAGAGCTTCGCTGGTCGCTGCTGTGGGGCGGACTCGGCATTATGGTGGCCGTAGTCGTGGCGGCGTTCTTCAGCAACTGGATCGTAAACACCCTGCTGATTGGCCCCACGCGCCCCAGCTTTTTCATGTACGATGTGCTGGGCATCAACGCCCGCGAGCTGGACCTCCTCAACCGCACCATCACGGGCCAGTTCTTTGCCGACCTGGGCACCATCGTAATCGTTGGGATCATCATCGGGTCGCCGGTGCTCGTCTATTTCCTGTGGCGCTTCATCGAGCCGGCGCTCTACCCCGAGGAGCGCTCGGGCATGCGCTTTGCCTCGGCCTTCGCCACCTTTTTCTTCCTGCTGGGCACGGCGTTCGGCTACCTCATCCTCACGCCGCTGGCGCTTCAATTCTTTGCGGGTTACCAGCTGTCAGATCAAATCATCAACCAGTTCGACATCATCACGTACTTCACGATGGTGACGTACTGGACGGTGGGAACCGGCTTGCTCTTTGAGTTGCCCGTGGTGGTCTACTTCCTGGCCAAGGTGGGCATCATCACGCCGGAAATGATGCGCACGTATCGCCGGCACGCGCTGGTGGTCATTTTGGTGTTGGCTGCCTTCCTCACGCCGCCCGATCCGGTATCGCAGGTTATCGTAGGGATGCCGCTGCTCTTCCTGTATGAGGTGTCCATTTACGTGGCACGCTACGTGCAGCGTAAGCAGGAAAAGGCACTGTCTACCTAA
- a CDS encoding DUF58 domain-containing protein, with protein sequence MIDEELFRKVRQLEIRTRGAVQNVFSGAYTSAFKGQGIEFAEVRPYQVGDDVRRIDWNVSARMGETYVKIYEEEREQTVLLAVDVSSSGRFGSGAKAKRDVAAEVSAVMAFSAVMNNDKVGLLLFSDQLEGFVPPRKGRRHTLRLIRELFTATPAQERTDIAAALTRTQRLLRRRAIVIVVSDFLDDGYQRALRLLARRHDVVAVHLYDPREHELPAVGLLDIEDAETGATVTVDTNSASVRAAYQAHAEARHERVARSAQAAGAGYVALNIHNDPIPPLATFFRTRSQAA encoded by the coding sequence ATGATCGACGAGGAGCTGTTTCGGAAGGTTCGCCAGCTGGAGATCCGCACGCGCGGCGCGGTGCAAAATGTGTTTAGCGGCGCGTACACCTCCGCTTTTAAGGGGCAAGGCATCGAATTTGCGGAAGTGCGGCCCTACCAAGTGGGCGACGACGTGCGTCGCATCGACTGGAACGTGTCGGCTCGCATGGGCGAGACGTACGTCAAAATCTATGAGGAGGAGCGCGAACAGACGGTGCTGCTGGCGGTGGACGTGTCGAGCAGCGGGCGATTTGGGTCGGGCGCAAAGGCCAAGCGCGACGTGGCGGCCGAGGTGAGCGCCGTGATGGCCTTCAGCGCCGTAATGAACAACGACAAGGTGGGGCTGCTTCTGTTCTCGGATCAGCTGGAGGGGTTTGTGCCGCCGCGGAAGGGGCGCCGCCACACGTTGCGGCTGATCCGCGAGCTGTTCACCGCGACGCCCGCGCAGGAGCGCACCGACATTGCCGCCGCCCTCACGCGCACGCAGCGCCTGTTGCGCCGCCGGGCCATCGTCATTGTGGTGAGCGACTTTCTAGACGACGGCTACCAGCGCGCCCTGCGCCTGCTCGCCCGGCGTCATGACGTGGTGGCGGTGCATCTGTACGACCCGCGCGAGCACGAGCTGCCGGCGGTGGGGCTGCTGGACATCGAAGATGCAGAGACCGGGGCGACCGTGACGGTTGACACGAACAGCGCGTCGGTGCGGGCGGCGTACCAAGCGCACGCCGAGGCGCGCCATGAGCGCGTTGCCCGCTCGGCACAAGCTGCGGGCGCCGGGTACGTTGCGCTCAACATCCACAACGATCCCATTCCGCCCCTCGCTACGTTCTTTCGGACCCGCTCGCAGGCCGCATGA